The Marinitoga sp. 1197 genome includes the window AAAACAAAAATTTTTTATAAAATCAAAATTATTTTAACCAATACCCGCGATAGCGTGTAAGGACAATCTGCGAATTTTCGCTTGCTTTTTACTAATTGGATACCCTAATTTTTAGAATTAACAGGTATATTAGTAACATGGCTTTATATAATTCCATATTCTCGTGAGAATATATAAAAACAGTTTTTTGTAAGATACATTTATGCTATAATAATATTAAGAAAAAACAAATGTGGAGATGATGAAAATGAAAAAATTACCAATAGGAGTACAGGATTATAAAAAACTAATAATAGAAAATTATATATATATAGATAAAACAAAATATATATTAGAATTAGCAAATTCCGGAATACCAACCTTTCTCTCAAGACCAAGAAGATTTGGTAAAAGCTTAACAGTATCAACATTGTATTATTTATTCAAAGGAGAAAAAGAATTATTTAAAGATACATGTATATATGACAAATGGGAATTCAAGGAATATCCTGTAATAAAACTCGATATGTCAGATAATACACTAACAACATATGATGAATTTATAGATTCACTTAATGAAAGAATTGAAGAATTATATAGAGAATATGATATTTCACCAATAAAAAATAATTTACCAACAAAATTTGGGCATTTAATAACAGAATTAAGTAAAAAATACAAAGAAAAAACAGTAATACTCATAGACGAATATGAATCACCAATATTAGAATATATAAACAATAAAGAAAAAGCAGAAGAATTTAGAGCATTTTTAAGAGAATTCTATAAAAAAGTAAAAACAAAGGATGAATACATAAAATTT containing:
- a CDS encoding ATP-binding protein, with protein sequence MKKLPIGVQDYKKLIIENYIYIDKTKYILELANSGIPTFLSRPRRFGKSLTVSTLYYLFKGEKELFKDTCIYDKWEFKEYPVIKLDMSDNTLTTYDEFIDSLNERIEELYREYDISPIKNNLPTKFGHLITELSKKYKEKTVILIDEYESPILEYINNKEKAEEFRAFLREFYKKVKTKDEYIKFVFITGITKFTKTGVFSALNNLNDISLNKKYATMLGYTQEELEYYFEDYIKETAKEIGITEHQLLKEMKKYYNGFSFDGEQFVYNPFSILKFFEEKKFRNYWFESGSPSFLSKYIEDKKVTYEDLVKNTVSAMDFSIREIEDANANIFFTQAGYLTFKG